From a region of the Cololabis saira isolate AMF1-May2022 chromosome 8, fColSai1.1, whole genome shotgun sequence genome:
- the prelid3b gene encoding PRELI domain containing protein 3B: MKVWTSEHVFNHPWETVINAAMQKYPNPMNPSVIGVDVLDRNVDRQGRLHSKRLLSTEWGLPSIVKSLIGNARTYTYIKEQSVVDPREKTFELQSTNITFTNMVSVDERLTYKPHPENPEKTVLTQEAIISVQGVSLSSYLEGVMASSISANAGKGREAMEWVIRRLNAEIEELAATARVTIRAPMAAVTTEK, from the exons ATGAAGGTCTGGACCTCAGAACACGTCTTCAA CCACCCTTGGGAGACGGTGATCAACGCTGCTATGCAGAAGTACCCCAACCCCATGAACCCCAGCGTGATCGGGGTGGATGTTCTGGACAGAAACGTTGACAGACAGGGACGTCTCCACAGTAAAAGACTGCTCAGCACAGAGTGGGGTCTTCCATCCATCGTGAAATCT CTCATTGGAAACGCAAGGACATACACTTATATAAAGGAGCAGTCGGTGGTGGATCCCAGAGAGAAGACTTTTGAACTTCAGTCCACAAAT ATCACTTTCACAAACATGGTGTCTGTGGATGAAAGGTTAACCTACAAACCACATCCTGAAAATCCAGAGAA AACAGTACTGACTCAAGAAGCAATCATCTCTGTGCAAGGGGTCAGTCTCAGCAGTTATCTGGAAGGAGTTATGGCCAGTTCCATCTCTGCTAATGCTGGAAAG GGCCGTGAAGCTATGGAATGGGTCATCAGGCGACTGAATGCAGAAATCGAGGAGCTTGCAGCCACAGCACGCGTGACCATTCGTGCCCCGATGGCTGCTGTGACCACTGAGAAATGA